From a region of the Notolabrus celidotus isolate fNotCel1 chromosome 14, fNotCel1.pri, whole genome shotgun sequence genome:
- the c18h3orf33 gene encoding protein C3orf33 homolog isoform X2 gives MPESSRETETEEAPKDRQQREQGGHSSHNIVSLISQFADDNLTLVRNISTGLAVAGVIVIARSIKLITKFQTVSEIPARFIERNVSLRGKVCSVTESVLQVEHVPIYLPVLSPLLSKHKGVHPSSMLVHLAGVELTPEGREWLQKNLTPAQTVWLKLISRENEALHCLVSQSKGSVWSYCMNEEVLRLGLARTAPIVGVLPDSRLYWRLHKRLHRAEVKAEKKGRGLWKQDSPWERVSKAVRDSAFFRLMGRIFRRS, from the exons ATGCCGGAGTCTTccagagaaacagaaactgagGAAGCGCCGAAAGACAGACAACAAAGAGAGCAAGGAGGCCATTCGTCTCACAACATCGTGTCTTTAATATCACAGTTCGCAGATGATAATTTAACACTTGTGCGG AATATAAGCACTGGATTGGCAGTTGCTGGTGTCATTGTCATTGCAAGGAGTATTAAACTG ATCACCAAATtccaaactgtgtctgagatcCCTGCTCGTTTTATTGAGAGGAACGTCAGCCTTCGTGGGAAAGTTTGTTCAGTCACAGAGAGTGTGCTCCAAGTGGAACATGTCCCGATATATCTCCCGGTACTCTCTCCATTACTTTCCAAACACAAAG GTGTACACCCGTCTTCCATGCTGGTACATCTTGCAGGAGTGGAGCTGACTCCAGAGGGCAGGGAATGGCTGCAGAAGAACCTGACTCCTGCACAGACAGTCTGGCTAAAACTCATCAGCCGAGAGAATGAGGCTCTACACTGTCTGGTGTCTCAAAGCAAA GGGTCAGTGTGGAGCTACTGTATGAATGAAGAGGTCCTCAGACTCGGCCTGGCTCGCACTGCGCCTATTGTCGGAGTCCTGCCGGACTCTCGACTCTACTGGCGTCTCCACAAACGGTTGCACAGAGCAGAGGTCAAAGCTGAGAAGAAGGGGAGGGGACTGTGGAAGCAGGACAGCCCATGGGAGAGGGTCTCCAAGGCCGTCAGGGACAGCGCTTTCTTCAGACTGATGGGGAGGATCTTTAGGAGGAGTTGA
- the c18h3orf33 gene encoding protein C3orf33 homolog isoform X3 — MNISTGLAVAGVIVIARSIKLITKFQTVSEIPARFIERNVSLRGKVCSVTESVLQVEHVPIYLPVLSPLLSKHKGVHPSSMLVHLAGVELTPEGREWLQKNLTPAQTVWLKLISRENEALHCLVSQSKQGSVWSYCMNEEVLRLGLARTAPIVGVLPDSRLYWRLHKRLHRAEVKAEKKGRGLWKQDSPWERVSKAVRDSAFFRLMGRIFRRS, encoded by the exons ATG AATATAAGCACTGGATTGGCAGTTGCTGGTGTCATTGTCATTGCAAGGAGTATTAAACTG ATCACCAAATtccaaactgtgtctgagatcCCTGCTCGTTTTATTGAGAGGAACGTCAGCCTTCGTGGGAAAGTTTGTTCAGTCACAGAGAGTGTGCTCCAAGTGGAACATGTCCCGATATATCTCCCGGTACTCTCTCCATTACTTTCCAAACACAAAG GTGTACACCCGTCTTCCATGCTGGTACATCTTGCAGGAGTGGAGCTGACTCCAGAGGGCAGGGAATGGCTGCAGAAGAACCTGACTCCTGCACAGACAGTCTGGCTAAAACTCATCAGCCGAGAGAATGAGGCTCTACACTGTCTGGTGTCTCAAAGCAAA CAGGGGTCAGTGTGGAGCTACTGTATGAATGAAGAGGTCCTCAGACTCGGCCTGGCTCGCACTGCGCCTATTGTCGGAGTCCTGCCGGACTCTCGACTCTACTGGCGTCTCCACAAACGGTTGCACAGAGCAGAGGTCAAAGCTGAGAAGAAGGGGAGGGGACTGTGGAAGCAGGACAGCCCATGGGAGAGGGTCTCCAAGGCCGTCAGGGACAGCGCTTTCTTCAGACTGATGGGGAGGATCTTTAGGAGGAGTTGA
- the c18h3orf33 gene encoding protein C3orf33 homolog isoform X1 gives MPESSRETETEEAPKDRQQREQGGHSSHNIVSLISQFADDNLTLVRNISTGLAVAGVIVIARSIKLITKFQTVSEIPARFIERNVSLRGKVCSVTESVLQVEHVPIYLPVLSPLLSKHKGVHPSSMLVHLAGVELTPEGREWLQKNLTPAQTVWLKLISRENEALHCLVSQSKQGSVWSYCMNEEVLRLGLARTAPIVGVLPDSRLYWRLHKRLHRAEVKAEKKGRGLWKQDSPWERVSKAVRDSAFFRLMGRIFRRS, from the exons ATGCCGGAGTCTTccagagaaacagaaactgagGAAGCGCCGAAAGACAGACAACAAAGAGAGCAAGGAGGCCATTCGTCTCACAACATCGTGTCTTTAATATCACAGTTCGCAGATGATAATTTAACACTTGTGCGG AATATAAGCACTGGATTGGCAGTTGCTGGTGTCATTGTCATTGCAAGGAGTATTAAACTG ATCACCAAATtccaaactgtgtctgagatcCCTGCTCGTTTTATTGAGAGGAACGTCAGCCTTCGTGGGAAAGTTTGTTCAGTCACAGAGAGTGTGCTCCAAGTGGAACATGTCCCGATATATCTCCCGGTACTCTCTCCATTACTTTCCAAACACAAAG GTGTACACCCGTCTTCCATGCTGGTACATCTTGCAGGAGTGGAGCTGACTCCAGAGGGCAGGGAATGGCTGCAGAAGAACCTGACTCCTGCACAGACAGTCTGGCTAAAACTCATCAGCCGAGAGAATGAGGCTCTACACTGTCTGGTGTCTCAAAGCAAA CAGGGGTCAGTGTGGAGCTACTGTATGAATGAAGAGGTCCTCAGACTCGGCCTGGCTCGCACTGCGCCTATTGTCGGAGTCCTGCCGGACTCTCGACTCTACTGGCGTCTCCACAAACGGTTGCACAGAGCAGAGGTCAAAGCTGAGAAGAAGGGGAGGGGACTGTGGAAGCAGGACAGCCCATGGGAGAGGGTCTCCAAGGCCGTCAGGGACAGCGCTTTCTTCAGACTGATGGGGAGGATCTTTAGGAGGAGTTGA